CGTGATCGTGGCTTTGTGCCCGTCGACCTCGTAGGTGATGTCCTCGAAACCGGAGGATGACATGGCTTTTGACATTATCGGGTCCTTTTCCCTTTGGTCACCGGCCACCGAACTCCGGTGTGCGCTTCTCGCGGAACGCCGCGAGGCCTTCCTTGAAATCCTTGGTCCGACACGACAGTTCCAGGTTGAAGAGCTCCTGGTTCATCGTTTGCGGGAGCGTCGAGTCCAGCCCGTAGTGAATCGCCTGCTTGGCGAGCCCGATCGCGACGGTCGGTCCGGAGGCCAATCGGGTCAACAGCTCTGCGGCGACGTCGTCGAGTTCGGTATCGTCGGCGCAACGGTGGATGAGCCCCCATGCCACGGCGTCTGCTCCGTTGACCCTCTCACCGAGCAGCAGCATGCTCTTCGCGCGCGCCAACCCGACCAACCGGGGGAGCAGCCACGTCGACCCCGAATCCGGGCTGAAGCCGCGGTCCAGGAACGGCTCCCAGAACACGGCGTCGGTGCTGGCGACGGTGAAATCGGCGGCCAGTGCGAGGTTGCAGCCCAGGCCGGCGGCCCAGCCGCGCACGCTGCACACGACGGGCAGCTGGATTGAGTGGACCAGTTCGATCACGCGGTGCGCACCGTGTGGGACGCGGCGCACGAGGTCACCGGTGCGGGGACGCTCGCCGCTGTTGGCCGAAATCCAGTCGACGCCCGCGCAGAAATCGGTTCCGCCGCCGCGAATGTGGACGGCGCGAAGAGAGTCGTCGGTGGCGGCCTCGGTCAGTGCGTCGACGAACGCGTTCACCATCGGCGGGCTCAACGAGTTGCGCCGTGACGGGCGGTCGAGCGTGACGTGAAGGACGTCGTCCACGCGGGAAGTTGTCACCGCCCCGTCGTCGGTCACCGTTGCCTCCGCCCTTCCCTCGTTATACGGTTAGGCATACAGTATTGCTATCTTGTACAAGTTAGCAAGGAAAGCGTGCTGACGGAACAGGCGGCAGGCGAAAGGCGATTCATGGCCAAGGGCACCCCCCGTTTCGGTGAGCAACCGCTGCCTCAGACGGTGGCTGCCGCCGGGGCGCTGCGCCGGTTGACCGGGCTGCTGTTGTCGTTGGAACACGAGCACCCGATCGTCGATGCCATGGTTGCCCAGATCGCCGAATGGGAACGCGAGCTCGCGCCCGCCACACCGCGGGATCCCACTCCGCGCATCGGTCCGCAAAGTACCGAACAGCAACGCGTGTACCTCGACCACGCATTCGACGTCGGTGCGTACAACCCGTGCTTCCCCGAATACTGTTTCGATCACCTGGACGCCGATACCGCGTCCGGGCGCGTCACCTTCCCTGTGGTCTACGAAGGGCCGCCGGGTTTGGTCAACGGGGGGTTCCTGGCGGTGTTCTTCGACTGCATCACCCAACATCAGAGTTGCGCGTCGGGGCGCACCGGCAAGACACGCTCGCTGACGGTGACGTTCCGCCGGCCGACCCCGGTCCTCGTCGAGCTCGGGTTCGACGTCGTTCGCGCGGAAGCTGACGGCCGGGTCATCAGCACGGCTCGCCTGCGGTACGGCGACGAGGTGTTGTGCACCGGCGAATTCAGCACGGCTGCTTCGTCACCCGACAAACTGAGCGTCTTCGACTTCGGTCACCGGCGGGCGACGGACTGATGACCAGCGTGCAGCGGATTCGTCAGCCACGGGTCGCCGAGATCGTCGCATCGCGATTGCGTGACGAGATCCTGTCCGGGCGAATCAAAGAAGGCGACGTACTCCCGTCGCAGGACACTCTGCTCGCGGAATTCGGTGTCAGCCCGCCTGCGCTGCGCGAGGCGATTCACATACTGGAGACCGACGGGTTGATCTCCGTGCGACGCGGGAACATGGGCGGCGCTGTCGTTCATCCGCCTTCGGCCGAGCGCACGGCGCACATGATCAGCATGGTGTTGCAGACACGGTCGGCCACACCCGCCGACGTGAGCGGCGCATTGATGCATATCGAGCCGATCTGCGCGGGCTTGTGTGCTGCCCGTGAAGATCGCATGACGGAGGTCGTCCCGTATCTGGAGGCGGAGATCAAAACGCAGACAGAGCAATTCGACAACCTGTCCCGCTACGTCCCCAACGCGCGCCGATTCCACGAGGCGCTGGTGTCGCGGTGTGGCAACGAGCCGATGATCCTGTTGATCGGCTCGTTGGAGCTGATCTGGTCGGCCCACGAGTCATCGGTGTGGAGCGACGAGGGTGACCCGATGCAGCACAAGACCATGCGGGCTGCTCTTCGCGATCACCAGCGGCTGCTGGATGCGATCCGCGACGGAAACGAGGCGCGCGCAGTGAAGCTCGCGCAGGACCATCTGTTCGCCGCCCGGCGCAACACGCTCGCGGTTGGTGCGGACAAAACCATTGAGGCCAAATTGATTTCGAATGCCGAGTGAAGGACTTCCGATGACCGACGACCGGGTGCTTTTCGACGTCGACCGCGACAAGCGCATCGCGACGATTACGTTCAACAACCCGAGCCAGCGCAACTCCTACGATGCGACGATGCGCGAGACGGTCGGAAGATATCTCGACCGGGTGGCCGAGGACGACGACCTGACCGTCGTGGTGTTACGTGGCGCCGAGGGGGTGTTCAGCACCGGCGCGGACATGAACAACGCATACGGCTGGTACGGCGATGCGGACGCACCCGAAGCCAAGCGCCGTCCGAGCCAGCGGCGTCGCCTGACCGTCGACCGCAAGTCGTTCGGCTTTTATCACAACCTGATGGGTTTCCCGAAGGTCACGGTGGGGGAGATCAGCGGCTACGCCCTCGGCGGCG
The sequence above is drawn from the Mycobacterium gallinarum genome and encodes:
- a CDS encoding enoyl-CoA hydratase/isomerase family protein; amino-acid sequence: MTDDGAVTTSRVDDVLHVTLDRPSRRNSLSPPMVNAFVDALTEAATDDSLRAVHIRGGGTDFCAGVDWISANSGERPRTGDLVRRVPHGAHRVIELVHSIQLPVVCSVRGWAAGLGCNLALAADFTVASTDAVFWEPFLDRGFSPDSGSTWLLPRLVGLARAKSMLLLGERVNGADAVAWGLIHRCADDTELDDVAAELLTRLASGPTVAIGLAKQAIHYGLDSTLPQTMNQELFNLELSCRTKDFKEGLAAFREKRTPEFGGR
- a CDS encoding FadR/GntR family transcriptional regulator, whose product is MTSVQRIRQPRVAEIVASRLRDEILSGRIKEGDVLPSQDTLLAEFGVSPPALREAIHILETDGLISVRRGNMGGAVVHPPSAERTAHMISMVLQTRSATPADVSGALMHIEPICAGLCAAREDRMTEVVPYLEAEIKTQTEQFDNLSRYVPNARRFHEALVSRCGNEPMILLIGSLELIWSAHESSVWSDEGDPMQHKTMRAALRDHQRLLDAIRDGNEARAVKLAQDHLFAARRNTLAVGADKTIEAKLISNAE